A genomic stretch from Chitinophagales bacterium includes:
- a CDS encoding 4'-phosphopantetheinyl transferase superfamily protein → MPLIQKQRVADNTLLGIWHIDEPLDWFSSQLLLNQSENLMLDSIRNPGRKLQWLSSRVLIRTMLETDQFIHLENDLNGKPAIVNSPFNISISHSRNLSALIVSKDQEVGIDIEIITPKIERVANKFLNEEEKLCIDKRRTAEHLYTIWSAKEAMYKLYGKRQLDFSKHLSVVPFFYQESGVISGKIEKDGYIKEVKISYQKINNYMLAYVCHKSINT, encoded by the coding sequence ATGCCTTTAATTCAAAAGCAACGGGTTGCTGACAATACCCTATTAGGTATCTGGCATATCGATGAACCATTAGATTGGTTTAGCTCTCAACTATTGTTAAACCAATCTGAAAATTTAATGCTGGATTCTATCCGTAATCCAGGTAGAAAACTACAATGGCTTTCAAGCAGAGTTCTAATTAGGACAATGCTGGAAACGGATCAGTTTATACATCTGGAAAACGATCTGAATGGTAAACCCGCGATTGTTAACTCTCCATTTAACATTTCCATTTCTCATTCTCGGAATTTATCCGCTCTGATTGTCAGCAAAGATCAGGAAGTTGGTATTGACATAGAAATTATTACTCCTAAAATTGAGCGTGTGGCAAATAAATTTTTAAACGAAGAGGAAAAATTGTGCATTGATAAACGGCGCACTGCTGAGCATCTTTATACCATATGGAGCGCAAAAGAAGCCATGTATAAGCTGTATGGAAAAAGGCAGCTTGATTTTAGTAAACACCTTTCAGTTGTTCCATTTTTTTACCAGGAATCAGGTGTGATATCAGGCAAAATTGAAAAGGATGGTTATATAAAAGAAGTAAAAATATCTTATCAAAAGATTAACAATTACATGCTTGCTTACGTCTGCCATAAAAGTATTAATACCTGA
- a CDS encoding PorT family protein, which translates to MHSFNFRHQLHLHRKKILIAGLFFFSSFHLAHAQYNITLHDERYNNRNFHFGISLGLDFSNYKVTMDSAFTAQNEILVVKPNTDPGLSLGILSDLHLSKSFELRFIPTLTFTDRALQYTLSTADTLGLKKIESVYLEFPLQIKYRSKPYKDVRMYVLGGMNYSIDMQSNAAARQAENLVKVYRGNLSAEYGIGIEFHLPLVIISPEIKGSYGLFNILKPDPNLNAARVLNGLRARTLIFTIHFEG; encoded by the coding sequence ATGCATTCCTTTAACTTTAGGCATCAGCTCCATTTACACCGGAAAAAAATACTGATAGCCGGTTTATTCTTTTTTTCTTCTTTTCATTTAGCACATGCCCAGTATAATATCACCCTTCATGATGAGCGGTACAATAACCGTAATTTTCATTTTGGTATATCATTGGGTTTGGATTTTTCCAATTACAAAGTAACCATGGATTCCGCTTTCACTGCACAAAATGAAATTTTGGTAGTGAAACCCAATACAGACCCGGGATTAAGCTTAGGCATTCTTTCTGATCTCCATCTTTCTAAATCTTTTGAGCTTAGATTTATTCCCACTTTAACATTCACTGATCGCGCTCTTCAGTATACCTTAAGCACTGCTGATACACTTGGCTTAAAGAAAATTGAATCTGTGTATCTTGAATTTCCGCTGCAAATTAAATACCGTTCAAAACCTTATAAAGATGTGCGGATGTATGTGCTTGGCGGAATGAATTATTCAATAGACATGCAGTCAAATGCAGCCGCAAGACAGGCAGAGAACCTGGTTAAAGTTTACCGCGGAAATCTTTCCGCTGAATACGGAATAGGAATAGAGTTTCACTTGCCGCTGGTTATTATTTCACCTGAAATAAAAGGATCATACGGACTGTTTAATATTTTAAAACCGGATCCTAATCTTAATGCCGCCAGGGTTCTTAATGGATTAAGAGCACGTACCCTGATATTTACCATCCATTTTGAAGGTTAA
- the fabD gene encoding ACP S-malonyltransferase codes for MKAYLFPGQGSQFAGMGKDLYNSNQVAKQYFEIANEILGYRITDIMFNGTEEELKQTKVTQPAIFLFSIVKLKVANESFRPEMVAGHSLGEFSALVANQALLFEDALHLVYKRAVAMQKACELKPSTMAAILGLDDHIVEEICASVKSVVVPANYNCPGQLVISGTMEGIATACEMLLKAGAKRALPLPVGGAFHSPLMEPAQKELKDALLTTSFFHPICPIYQNVTAFPVTDPEEIRNNLIAQLTAPVRWSQSVKKMIVDGATEFIEAGPGNVLQALVKKIDRNVSASSL; via the coding sequence ATGAAGGCTTATTTATTTCCCGGACAGGGTTCTCAGTTTGCAGGGATGGGAAAAGATCTGTATAATTCAAATCAGGTTGCAAAACAATATTTTGAAATTGCTAATGAGATTCTTGGTTACCGCATTACCGACATCATGTTTAACGGGACGGAAGAAGAATTAAAGCAAACCAAGGTTACGCAGCCGGCGATATTTCTTTTCTCTATAGTAAAATTAAAAGTAGCAAATGAAAGTTTTCGCCCTGAAATGGTTGCAGGTCATTCGCTTGGTGAATTTTCCGCTTTGGTTGCCAACCAGGCATTGCTTTTTGAAGATGCACTTCATCTTGTATATAAAAGAGCAGTAGCTATGCAAAAAGCATGTGAGCTTAAGCCATCCACAATGGCCGCTATACTGGGATTGGATGACCATATAGTTGAGGAAATATGTGCATCTGTTAAATCGGTTGTAGTGCCTGCAAATTATAATTGTCCTGGTCAGTTGGTAATAAGCGGAACTATGGAAGGTATTGCTACTGCCTGTGAGATGCTCTTAAAAGCCGGGGCTAAACGAGCATTGCCCTTGCCGGTTGGAGGCGCATTTCATTCACCTTTAATGGAGCCTGCCCAAAAAGAGCTTAAGGATGCTTTACTCACTACCAGTTTTTTTCATCCCATTTGCCCCATATATCAAAATGTTACTGCTTTTCCGGTAACAGATCCTGAAGAAATAAGAAATAATCTGATAGCGCAATTAACCGCCCCTGTAAGATGGTCACAGTCAGTAAAGAAAATGATAGTTGACGGTGCAACTGAATTTATTGAAGCAGGACCGGGAAATGTTTTGCAAGCCCTGGTAAAGAAAATCGACAGGAATGTATCAGCATCTTCGCTATAA
- a CDS encoding class I SAM-dependent methyltransferase, whose protein sequence is MNLIKKSFQFKEYALHLINAKSIHSIHSPFVFDFVKNVLYDYRNFYVYNEIERLRKELLAFSQKISIEPPEFHTPYTNNITKSIAEIIKASAKPPRQAQLLFRIANHYGCKKMLELGTSFGFTSCYLSGAGKESYVITLEGNKAVCAFAQKNFTRLNRKNIELICGAFNETLKGALQKLNLVDLIFFDGDHRKSLTIDYFVESLPYLHENSILIFDDIHWSKGMNEAWEIIKSYERVTLTIDLYYFGIVFFRKALSKQHYIIKI, encoded by the coding sequence TTGAATCTTATAAAGAAAAGCTTTCAGTTTAAAGAATATGCTTTACACTTAATCAATGCCAAAAGTATTCATTCTATTCACTCCCCTTTTGTTTTCGATTTTGTTAAGAACGTATTGTATGATTACCGGAATTTTTATGTTTATAACGAAATTGAAAGGTTAAGAAAAGAGCTCCTTGCCTTCAGCCAAAAAATCAGCATTGAACCTCCTGAATTCCACACACCATATACAAATAACATCACAAAAAGCATTGCAGAGATCATTAAGGCATCTGCCAAACCACCCCGACAAGCGCAGCTACTATTTCGTATTGCTAACCACTACGGTTGTAAGAAAATGCTGGAGCTTGGAACCTCCTTTGGATTTACTTCCTGCTATCTAAGTGGCGCTGGTAAAGAATCGTATGTAATTACTTTGGAAGGGAATAAAGCAGTATGTGCATTTGCTCAGAAAAATTTTACAAGACTGAATCGGAAAAATATTGAATTGATTTGCGGTGCATTTAATGAAACCCTGAAAGGTGCTTTGCAAAAACTAAACCTGGTAGATTTGATTTTTTTTGATGGAGACCATCGTAAAAGCTTAACAATAGATTACTTCGTCGAATCACTGCCTTACCTCCACGAAAATTCCATTTTAATTTTTGATGATATCCACTGGTCTAAAGGGATGAATGAGGCCTGGGAAATTATCAAATCATATGAGCGGGTAACCTTAACAATTGACTTGTATTACTTCGGAATTGTTTTTTTCAGAAAGGCTCTATCAAAGCAACATTATATTATAAAAATATGA
- a CDS encoding YihA family ribosome biogenesis GTP-binding protein, translating into MIIRTSRFIGSFTRVDVCPEVDLPELAFIGRSNVGKSSLINMLCNRRNLVKISSSPGKTKLLNFFMINEQFHFVDLPGYGFARVSKEERKSWIQMIKGYLTLRQNLSCAFQLIDSRLEVQKIDLDFTNLLGEWQVPFALIFTKADKQGPIKTKQHIELYHKAMKETWEFLPDTFITSAEKLTGKDEMLKYIEKIALKVR; encoded by the coding sequence ATGATTATCCGTACATCCAGATTTATTGGAAGCTTTACCAGGGTAGATGTGTGCCCTGAAGTCGATTTGCCTGAACTGGCATTCATAGGCCGCTCGAATGTAGGCAAGTCTTCTCTTATTAATATGCTTTGCAATCGCAGGAACCTGGTGAAAATATCTTCCTCGCCTGGTAAAACTAAATTGCTTAATTTTTTTATGATCAATGAACAGTTTCATTTCGTTGATCTCCCGGGATATGGCTTTGCCCGCGTTTCAAAAGAAGAACGTAAAAGCTGGATTCAAATGATTAAAGGTTATCTGACACTCAGACAAAATTTAAGCTGTGCCTTCCAGTTAATAGATTCACGGCTAGAGGTACAGAAAATTGACCTTGATTTTACCAATTTATTAGGTGAATGGCAGGTACCCTTTGCGCTTATATTTACAAAAGCAGATAAGCAGGGACCAATAAAAACAAAACAACATATAGAGTTATACCATAAAGCGATGAAAGAAACGTGGGAATTTCTTCCCGATACCTTTATTACATCTGCTGAAAAATTGACTGGTAAAGATGAAATGCTGAAGTATATTGAGAAAATAGCTTTAAAAGTTAGGTAG
- the fabD gene encoding ACP S-malonyltransferase — MTKAYLFPGQGFQHVGMGKNLYDQFSLARDYFEHANELLGYRITDYMFYGPEEKLLETQIAQNAIYLSSLIGALKEGKDFQPFMVAGHSLGETTALVANGCLSFEDGLLLMDERSLEMEKAFKAVTSCMVAVLGVEDAVVERICEETGELVSPANYNCPGQLVIAGTKLGVELACKELTKAGARRIIKLQVGGAVHSPLMQPVVNYLKNKLPTLKFREPNCPIYPNVTGVATIDLNEIKQYLTLQQIKSLQWTTTIRNMLLDGANEFVDCGPPHVISGMVRRISKEILINSAGV; from the coding sequence ATGACTAAAGCATACTTATTTCCGGGACAGGGGTTTCAACATGTGGGTATGGGAAAAAATCTTTATGACCAGTTTTCACTGGCACGTGATTATTTTGAGCATGCTAATGAATTATTGGGATACCGTATTACAGATTATATGTTTTACGGTCCTGAAGAAAAATTATTGGAAACGCAGATAGCACAAAATGCTATCTATCTGTCTTCCCTGATTGGGGCTTTGAAGGAGGGCAAAGACTTTCAGCCCTTTATGGTTGCGGGGCATTCTTTGGGTGAAACAACTGCTTTAGTTGCTAATGGTTGTCTGAGTTTTGAAGATGGATTGTTATTAATGGATGAACGTTCACTGGAAATGGAAAAAGCGTTTAAGGCGGTCACTTCCTGTATGGTGGCTGTGTTAGGAGTTGAAGATGCTGTGGTGGAGCGAATTTGTGAAGAAACCGGTGAGCTTGTAAGCCCCGCAAATTATAATTGCCCGGGTCAATTGGTGATTGCGGGGACGAAGTTAGGTGTGGAATTAGCCTGTAAAGAATTGACCAAAGCGGGCGCAAGAAGGATCATAAAATTGCAGGTTGGTGGAGCAGTGCATTCACCGTTAATGCAGCCTGTAGTAAATTATCTTAAAAATAAATTACCCACATTAAAGTTTAGGGAGCCTAACTGCCCAATCTATCCAAATGTAACGGGAGTAGCAACCATAGACCTGAATGAAATTAAACAATACCTGACCTTACAGCAAATTAAATCGCTGCAATGGACTACTACCATCAGGAATATGTTGCTGGATGGTGCCAATGAATTCGTGGATTGCGGACCACCCCACGTGATAAGTGGCATGGTACGTCGCATCAGTAAAGAAATTCTTATCAACAGCGCTGGTGTATAA
- a CDS encoding WD40 repeat domain-containing protein, producing MLEILQEYKAAVTNGSLYALAHGEDDTVFFSAGSDGIVIKWKVSEMDKAKAVAKVAGQIFSMLFLEDKNVLIVGTMSGGLHVIDMAGRNETLNIYHHKQSIFDIRYHSILKKIFIASKDGTLSVWSPDNFIMEQAISVSSMGLRMLDFNIEKNEMAIGCSDNHIHILDLESLEPKMTLEGPDNSVFAVQYSPDGNTLLAGSRDACIYVYDCATKKLHQRIMAHLYTINHIQFFERGKYFATASRDKTIRLWDASTFELLKSLDKIHYNGHVNSVNRLLWLPQSKRLISAGDDRSVIVWKIN from the coding sequence ATGCTTGAGATTTTGCAGGAATATAAAGCGGCTGTCACTAATGGATCATTATATGCATTGGCTCATGGGGAAGATGACACTGTCTTTTTTTCTGCTGGCAGTGATGGAATTGTAATCAAATGGAAAGTGAGTGAAATGGATAAAGCGAAAGCGGTAGCAAAGGTGGCGGGCCAGATCTTCTCAATGCTTTTTCTTGAAGATAAAAATGTTTTAATAGTTGGTACTATGTCAGGAGGATTACATGTAATCGATATGGCTGGTAGAAATGAAACCCTCAATATTTATCATCATAAGCAATCCATTTTTGATATCCGGTATCATTCAATTTTAAAAAAAATCTTTATTGCTTCTAAAGATGGCACTCTTTCGGTTTGGTCTCCTGATAATTTTATCATGGAGCAGGCAATCAGTGTAAGCAGCATGGGTTTGCGAATGCTTGATTTTAATATAGAGAAAAATGAGATGGCTATTGGCTGCAGTGATAATCATATTCATATACTGGATTTAGAATCATTGGAACCAAAAATGACTTTAGAAGGTCCGGATAATTCTGTTTTTGCAGTGCAGTATTCACCGGATGGAAATACACTATTAGCAGGATCGCGGGACGCATGTATTTATGTATATGACTGTGCAACTAAAAAATTACATCAACGGATTATGGCTCACCTGTATACCATCAACCATATCCAATTTTTTGAAAGAGGGAAATATTTTGCAACTGCCTCGCGCGATAAAACCATTCGCTTATGGGATGCCTCGACTTTTGAATTGTTAAAATCCCTTGATAAAATCCACTATAATGGCCACGTAAATTCTGTAAACAGATTATTGTGGCTGCCCCAAAGTAAAAGATTAATTTCCGCCGGTGATGATCGTTCAGTAATTGTGTGGAAAATCAATTAG
- a CDS encoding dCTP deaminase: MILTDNAILEEMDKGNILIEPFTADCLGSNSYDVHLGKHIATYKDRILDAKKHNQIDTMIISSDGFILYPDMLYLGVTEEYTETHAHVPFLEGKSSVGRLGIDIHATAGKGDVGYCNTWTLEISVKQPVRVYAGMPIGQLIYFMIEGEVKNPYNKKNNAKYSKRTLKPVESMMWKNKW, translated from the coding sequence ATGATTCTTACGGATAATGCGATCCTTGAGGAAATGGATAAAGGAAACATTTTAATCGAACCTTTTACAGCAGATTGTCTCGGTTCCAATTCCTATGATGTACACCTGGGTAAACATATTGCTACCTATAAAGACCGCATTCTTGATGCGAAAAAGCACAACCAGATTGATACCATGATCATTTCATCTGATGGTTTCATCCTGTACCCGGATATGCTCTATCTCGGTGTAACTGAAGAATATACGGAAACGCACGCTCATGTTCCCTTTTTAGAAGGTAAATCGAGTGTCGGTCGTCTCGGGATTGATATCCATGCAACAGCCGGAAAAGGTGATGTGGGATATTGTAATACCTGGACGCTTGAGATCTCAGTAAAGCAACCCGTGAGAGTATATGCAGGAATGCCTATAGGGCAGCTCATTTATTTTATGATTGAAGGTGAAGTTAAAAATCCTTACAATAAAAAAAATAATGCAAAATATAGCAAGCGTACACTTAAACCGGTGGAATCGATGATGTGGAAAAATAAATGGTGA
- a CDS encoding acyl-CoA thioesterase, which translates to MNKDFTPSQTETIMTQVVQPNDANPLGNLHGGILLYWMDNCSAISAARLSKALVVTVSVDGVSFKNAIEMGSFVTIKSKVTRTFRTSMEVFIEVWSENVQTDVKRKCNEAYFTFVALDERGQPIPIAEIHPETDDEKRLYEGALRRRQVRLILGGKMKAGDAAELKAFINKD; encoded by the coding sequence ATGAACAAAGACTTTACTCCCTCACAGACAGAAACAATCATGACGCAGGTAGTGCAGCCTAATGATGCCAATCCACTTGGTAATCTTCATGGAGGTATTTTATTATATTGGATGGACAATTGCTCCGCAATAAGTGCAGCAAGACTTAGTAAAGCCTTAGTAGTTACCGTTTCAGTAGATGGCGTTTCATTTAAAAACGCTATTGAGATGGGGAGTTTTGTAACGATCAAATCAAAGGTGACCCGTACTTTTCGAACGTCAATGGAAGTGTTTATTGAAGTATGGAGTGAAAATGTCCAGACTGATGTAAAAAGAAAATGCAATGAAGCATACTTTACCTTCGTAGCGCTTGATGAGCGGGGGCAGCCAATTCCTATTGCTGAAATCCATCCTGAAACAGATGATGAAAAAAGATTGTATGAAGGGGCACTCAGGCGTAGACAGGTGCGGTTAATCCTGGGTGGAAAAATGAAAGCCGGCGATGCGGCGGAGTTAAAGGCGTTTATAAATAAGGATTGA
- the rdgB gene encoding RdgB/HAM1 family non-canonical purine NTP pyrophosphatase: MKLIFATQNQHKFNEVQQAIGNTVKLVSLKDLHFFEELPETHVTLKENAFEKAEFIFKRFMADCFSEDTGLEVEALNNEPGVFSARYAGEKKKSEDNIQLLLRKMHGMQNRNARFRTVICLIKESQKHFFEGIINGRIIEANQGNSGFGYDPVFIPEGMNMTFAEMSLAEKNALSHRAKAISAMKHFLKLNG, translated from the coding sequence GTGAAATTGATTTTTGCGACTCAAAATCAGCATAAGTTTAATGAAGTACAGCAAGCTATTGGGAATACTGTAAAACTGGTTTCCCTAAAAGATTTACATTTTTTTGAAGAGCTACCTGAAACACATGTTACATTAAAGGAGAATGCCTTTGAAAAAGCGGAATTCATATTTAAAAGATTTATGGCCGATTGTTTCTCGGAGGATACTGGTTTGGAAGTGGAAGCTTTGAATAATGAACCTGGTGTTTTCTCCGCCCGCTACGCTGGTGAGAAAAAAAAATCAGAAGACAATATACAATTGCTATTAAGGAAGATGCACGGAATGCAAAACCGGAATGCAAGGTTCAGAACTGTGATATGTCTTATTAAAGAAAGTCAAAAACATTTTTTCGAAGGGATTATAAACGGAAGAATTATAGAAGCTAATCAGGGTAATTCCGGATTTGGATATGATCCGGTTTTTATTCCTGAAGGAATGAATATGACATTTGCAGAAATGTCACTTGCAGAAAAGAATGCATTAAGCCACAGGGCAAAGGCAATTTCAGCTATGAAACATTTTTTAAAACTGAATGGTTAA
- the ubiE gene encoding bifunctional demethylmenaquinone methyltransferase/2-methoxy-6-polyprenyl-1,4-benzoquinol methylase UbiE has protein sequence MNRTIVPYTEVDLPKKKQVEMMFDRIAFRYDLMNRLLSFNIDVLWRKKMVLQIKKINPSKILDVATGTADVAIYLSKINPEEIIGIDISNEMLDLGRKKIKSHKLERVISLLQADCEMLPFADNSFDAVTVAFGVRNFENLNTGLKEIFRVLKAGGLVCILEFSKPKYFPFKQVFKIYFEKVCPTLGKWITKDRSAYEYLYRSVNEFPDGRHFLNILEKNGFTQTKCIPLTLGISSIYTGKKY, from the coding sequence ATGAACAGGACCATAGTTCCCTATACAGAAGTGGATTTACCGAAGAAAAAGCAGGTTGAAATGATGTTCGACCGCATTGCCTTTCGATATGATCTTATGAACCGGCTCCTCTCCTTTAATATTGATGTTTTATGGAGAAAAAAGATGGTGTTGCAGATAAAAAAGATCAACCCGTCTAAAATTCTGGACGTAGCCACCGGTACGGCCGACGTAGCTATTTATCTTTCAAAAATTAATCCTGAAGAAATCATTGGTATAGATATTTCGAATGAGATGCTGGATTTGGGAAGAAAAAAGATTAAGAGTCATAAGCTTGAAAGGGTAATATCACTTTTGCAGGCCGATTGTGAAATGCTTCCTTTTGCAGATAATAGCTTTGATGCGGTAACAGTTGCTTTTGGTGTTCGCAATTTTGAAAATCTGAATACTGGTCTTAAAGAAATTTTCAGGGTGCTTAAAGCCGGGGGGTTGGTGTGCATTCTGGAGTTTTCAAAGCCAAAATATTTTCCTTTTAAGCAGGTTTTTAAAATTTATTTTGAAAAGGTTTGCCCAACTTTAGGAAAATGGATTACAAAAGACAGAAGCGCATACGAATATCTCTATCGCTCCGTTAATGAATTTCCAGACGGCAGGCATTTTTTAAATATTCTCGAAAAAAACGGTTTCACCCAAACGAAATGCATTCCTTTAACTTTAGGCATCAGCTCCATTTACACCGGAAAAAAATACTGA
- the dnaG gene encoding DNA primase, which produces MISTRSKEEILSVSHVEEVIGEYVNLKKRGANYVGLCPFHTERTPSFHVSPSKGIYKCFGCGKAGDSVKFIMEHEKVTYPEALRFLAQKYNIEIEETGNTQQVQNEKLVKESLLIVTQFAQLYYHDQLLKSQEGKTIGLAYFKERGVTEEMIKKFSLGYALKDPEAFTHTAIKNGYQLDLLKKAGLVVQRGTSDSDFFHHRIIFSLHNLSGKAIAFAGRIMAKADRAPKYINSPESELYHKSHFVYGIFQARNAIRQNDECFLAEGYMDVIAAHMAGIENIVASSGTSLTQEQIKLIRRFTNNITLLYDGDAAGIKAALRGLEIMAAEDVNVRVVLLPDGEDPDSFLHKHGSTAMREFIRNNKKHFIQFKVELLLSEAGNDPLKRAEVIKDVVNTLAVIPDVVKRSVLIKECSQMLSIDEQVLVIETNKIKRQQLKKESVSAAGEVSSEYDKIDKRPESLEITSVSGDNYQERDILRILLEFGTKKMNDDTSVAEYILSEVKEIPISNILYQLIMHEMEDQLQKGNIPDLQLFLQHSDARLQSLTVDIITSPYQLSENWNKMHDIFVKLPQENFRNDVVSSLDRFKLKHVIKMIEENLKDIKAATGKAEEETHYQMVHRRLNEWKMSLGKKMGTVVVN; this is translated from the coding sequence ATGATTTCAACCCGTAGTAAAGAAGAAATTTTATCGGTATCACATGTCGAGGAAGTTATTGGTGAATATGTGAATTTAAAAAAACGGGGAGCGAACTACGTCGGACTTTGTCCCTTTCATACCGAGCGTACTCCTTCTTTTCATGTATCTCCTTCAAAAGGAATTTATAAGTGTTTTGGTTGCGGTAAGGCCGGAGACTCGGTCAAATTTATAATGGAACATGAAAAAGTTACCTATCCGGAAGCACTTCGTTTTCTCGCACAGAAATACAATATAGAAATTGAAGAAACCGGCAACACGCAGCAGGTACAAAATGAAAAACTGGTAAAGGAATCTCTATTAATTGTCACTCAATTTGCACAGCTGTATTACCATGATCAATTATTAAAATCCCAGGAGGGGAAAACGATAGGTTTAGCATACTTTAAAGAAAGAGGTGTAACTGAAGAGATGATTAAAAAGTTCTCGCTTGGCTATGCTTTAAAAGATCCTGAAGCATTTACTCATACAGCAATAAAAAATGGGTATCAGTTAGACCTGTTGAAAAAAGCCGGATTAGTTGTACAGCGTGGAACATCTGATTCAGATTTTTTTCATCACCGGATAATTTTTTCATTGCATAATTTATCGGGTAAGGCTATAGCCTTTGCAGGGCGGATAATGGCAAAGGCCGACCGTGCTCCAAAATATATCAATTCGCCTGAATCAGAGCTTTACCATAAAAGCCACTTTGTATATGGAATTTTTCAGGCCCGAAATGCAATCAGGCAAAATGATGAATGTTTTCTGGCTGAAGGATACATGGATGTAATTGCGGCCCATATGGCTGGCATTGAAAATATAGTAGCCTCTTCAGGAACTTCCCTAACTCAGGAGCAAATCAAATTGATACGGAGATTTACCAACAACATTACGCTGCTGTACGATGGTGATGCGGCAGGAATTAAAGCTGCTTTAAGAGGATTGGAGATTATGGCAGCTGAAGATGTAAATGTCCGGGTAGTATTGCTGCCGGATGGTGAAGATCCCGACTCATTTCTTCATAAACATGGAAGCACCGCAATGCGGGAATTTATTAGAAATAACAAAAAGCATTTTATTCAATTTAAAGTCGAATTGCTTTTAAGCGAGGCAGGTAATGATCCCTTGAAGCGTGCGGAGGTTATAAAGGACGTTGTTAACACCTTAGCCGTTATTCCTGATGTTGTAAAACGGTCAGTATTAATTAAAGAATGCAGCCAGATGCTTTCTATTGACGAACAAGTTCTAGTCATTGAAACAAACAAAATTAAGAGGCAGCAGCTTAAAAAGGAGTCTGTCTCTGCTGCAGGAGAAGTTAGCTCGGAATATGATAAAATTGACAAACGGCCGGAATCTTTGGAGATAACTTCTGTCAGCGGCGATAATTACCAGGAGCGGGATATTTTAAGAATACTTCTTGAATTTGGAACTAAAAAAATGAATGATGACACTAGTGTAGCTGAATATATTTTATCAGAGGTTAAAGAAATCCCAATAAGTAATATTTTATATCAGCTTATTATGCATGAAATGGAAGATCAATTGCAGAAAGGAAATATCCCCGACCTTCAACTTTTTCTTCAGCACTCAGATGCCCGTCTGCAATCCTTAACAGTGGATATAATCACTTCACCTTATCAACTCAGTGAGAATTGGAATAAGATGCATGATATATTTGTGAAATTGCCACAGGAAAATTTTAGAAATGATGTGGTAAGTTCCCTCGATCGTTTTAAGCTGAAGCATGTAATTAAAATGATAGAGGAGAATTTAAAAGATATTAAGGCGGCAACAGGAAAAGCTGAGGAAGAGACACATTATCAAATGGTGCACAGGAGGCTCAATGAATGGAAAATGTCTCTGGGGAAAAAAATGGGCACCGTGGTAGTGAATTAA
- a CDS encoding sigma-70 family RNA polymerase sigma factor, whose amino-acid sequence MKLWGKDKILEDTLVSGCIKGDRRMQEEFYRAFAPKMFTICLRYANDYHQAEDMLQEGFIRAFGNLQKFRGDGSFEGWMKRIFINTAIEGYRKNVVTGHMMEVEDMKNDLVQQDDFHHLSAADLLKMIHYLSPGYRTVFNLYAIEGFTHQEIADMLGINVGTSKSQLARARYLLQKMVLNSQKINKYAAIL is encoded by the coding sequence ATGAAACTTTGGGGAAAAGATAAAATTCTGGAAGACACATTAGTCAGTGGTTGCATCAAGGGCGATCGACGGATGCAGGAGGAATTTTATAGAGCTTTTGCTCCAAAAATGTTTACAATCTGCCTTCGGTACGCCAATGATTATCATCAGGCTGAAGATATGTTGCAGGAAGGGTTTATAAGGGCTTTCGGGAACCTTCAAAAGTTTAGAGGTGACGGGTCATTTGAGGGTTGGATGAAAAGGATTTTTATTAATACTGCAATTGAAGGATATCGCAAAAATGTAGTAACAGGACATATGATGGAAGTAGAGGATATGAAAAATGATTTGGTGCAGCAAGATGACTTTCATCATTTATCTGCGGCGGATTTATTAAAAATGATCCACTATCTCTCGCCCGGATACAGAACTGTGTTTAACCTTTACGCAATAGAGGGATTTACCCATCAGGAAATCGCTGACATGCTTGGAATAAATGTAGGTACTTCTAAATCGCAGCTGGCAAGGGCCCGGTACCTGTTGCAAAAAATGGTATTAAATTCTCAAAAAATTAATAAATATGCCGCTATCCTCTGA